From the genome of Sinanaerobacter sp. ZZT-01:
CTGCCGATCAAGTGGTGAAAAAAGACCATAAGCTAATGCGTACGGGACTTCTTACTGCATTGGCGATTGGTATTCATAATTTTCCTGAGGGTTTAGCAACATTTATATCAGCTCTACAGGAGCCGAGTATTGCAATTCCGATTGTGGTTGCGATTTCAATACACAATATTCCGGAAGGAATCGCAGTATCTATGCCGATTTATTATGCATCAGGAGATAAGAAGAAGGCGTTTTGGTATTCTTTTGCATCAGGCCTATCAGAGCCGCTTGGTGCGGTGATCGGCTATTTACTTCTTATGCCGATTATGAATGATACAGTAAATGGTGTGTTGTTTGCCGTTGTTTCTGGGATTATGGTTTTTATCTCTTTTGATGAATTGCTTCCTGCTGCAAGAGAGTATGGAGAAGAACATTTATCTATTTATGGACTCATTGGAGGTATGGCTGTCATGGCAATCAGCTTATGGCTGTTTATGTAAGAGATTAAAAAGCGCCGATTTCGGCGCTAAAAAAAGCAACATGAGTTAGCAATTGCTAACATTGTGAAAAAATTGTTTTTGTATTTTCTTTTTTATACACTAGAGGAACTGGACCCAACAGGATTTGAGTAATAAGGAAGGAAATGCAGCAAATAAGGCAATGAAAAGAACTGCGATATTATACGGTCTAGGCGGCCGTTTAATGTATATTATTTTTTCAGAAAGGAAATAAAAGATTATGAGTAAAATAGCAGTAGTTTATTGGAGTGGTACAGGAAATACAGAAGCGATGGCAAACTTTGTTTTAGAAGGTGCAAAGGCTACAGGAACACAGGCAGACTTACTTACAGCAGGGGAATTTTCTGCGGATAAGATGGATGAATACGATGCAGTTGCGTTTGGTTGTCCGTCTATGGGAGCAGAACAATTGGAGGAAGCGGAATTTGAACCAATGTTTTCTTCAGTAAAATCTAAAATTAAGGATAAAAAAATTGCGTTGTTTGGTTCCTACGGGTGGGGAGACGGCGAATGGATGAGAAACTGGGAGGCAGCTTGCAGTGATGAAGGTGCAAATTTTGTTTGTGATTATGTAATTTGCAATGAAGCGCCGGATGAGGATGGGCAGATGGCTTGCAAAGCTCTTGGTGAATCCTTGACAAAATAAAAAAAGAGAGCTGCCTTAAAATGATAGCAATCATCAAAGGCAGCTTTTTTATTTTTTGTAAAATTTTAAATTGGAAAATCAAGAAAAGCAGTTGGCGGAGTGCGTCTGTCATAAAAGTGCCACCATTCGTATTCATATCCTTCAAAGCCAACACGCTCCATAACCTGCTTCATGTAAGTGGCATTTTTTCTTCCTGTTTCAGAGATCGTTTGGCAGGAAAGGCTTGCTTTTTCTGTAAAATCATCAAATGCAGACGGCATTTCAATTTCATTTCCATTTTGGTCAATTAAAGTTAAATCGACGCAAAGTCCATTTAGATGATTTGCACGAAATTTTGTTACGTTGCTTATATCGGGAGGCGGAGCAACAAAATTTGGATCTGGCAATATCTCATAAAACCGTTTTTGAGCTCGGATTGGACGATAGGCATCTAGAATTTTAACACGATAACCATCCGACTGAAAAATATTTTTTGCTTCAATCAGAAGCTTTGCCGTGTTTTTATTGATGTAGCATTCGTTTGAAGCGTAAATAGCTTGACCGGTAAAGTTATTTGATGTTGCATATTTCAATTCAATTACAAAATCAGGATCCAAATCAAGCAGTCTGACTAAATCTCCTTTGTCATTCATTAGTGCACCTCCTAGTTATTCTTTTTAATTATATGATTACGCGACCATTATGCCAATAGATAAATCTATTTTACAAAAGAAAATTAGAGATGAGCTATTTTTTCTGTACATACCGATAGGGTAAAGAATAGGTGATCTCTGGCATTTACAATACCTTCTCCAACGCGAAGATGATTGATGCGGTTAATTTTATGACTTAGTAAAAAATAAGACAGAAATTTATTTTCCTGTCTTATTTTTATCGTTTAAATTGCTTTAAAAAGCTGTGAAATCTTAGCTTCAAATACGTAAGATGAATGTAGAGACGATGGTAAGGAGTAAAATCCTTTTTTAATCTTATAACAACGATAAATCCATCAATGACTGATGTGTTGGGATCTTTAGACAGATATTGATACATGACGATATTGACGTAATTAATCATATCAATATCAGGTGTGGAAAGAAATGTAAAAAGGTAGTATCGATGGTACTTTGTCGGACGCCTTAATTCAATCTCGAGCATATCTTCAGGTATTTTTTTTCGTATAACTGAGACAATCGTGTCAAAATAATGCTCCACATATCGGAGAAATATTTCCTTTTTTAAAATATTCAACTCATACAGGAGTAGTAGGTAAAAGGATAGTCCTATAAAAATTGCAATTAAGAAAGCGTATAGAAGGCTGTTATAACAGAGAAGAAAGTTTACAAATCCAATCAATACAAACAAATAAGTGTATGGTTGTAGCTTTCTTATTAATTGAAGTCTTTTTTTTTCATATTGAGTTAAGTATATCGTGATCTCCCCCTTGCTGAAAATTAACATTATTCTATTGTACCATAGTAGGTAAGAGATGTCTAAAAGGTGATAGATTGTTTCAATTAATTTTATAGAAATAATAACTATCATCTTCCTTTGTCAAGGAAAGGCAGATAAATCAGATACAAATTTCATACGGTATAAACTATGAAAACAAAAAAATGTCCCGTTCTCAGAAAGAACCTAAAAAAATCATTCTGCATATATATATTTAATAGAAAAGACTGCAAAAAATTAAGTGAAATGGAGTATGATATGGCTATTAAGATCTTTATTGACCAAGGACATAATCCGGTTAACCCAAATGCTGGTGCGGAAGCAAACGGATTGAGAGAACAAGATATCAATTATGAAGTGGGTGTCAGGCTGGCGGCACTCTTAAATGCAAATCCAGACTTTGAGGCAAGATTATCCAGGAATTCCCCAACAGAACAGCTCGGCACCAGTACGGCAACGAGTCTGCAAACCAGAGTATCTATGGCAAATAATTGGGGAGCAGATTTCTTTATCAGCTTACATTGCAACGCAAGTGAAATTGTATCGGCAAGTGGCAGTGAAGCCTTTGTATTTTATGAAAACAGCCCGGCTTACTATATGGCAGAGCGCATTTTAGAAGGCTTAAACTATATGACAGGATTGCAGAACAGGGGAGTTTTCACTCGACCATCCCTCTTTGTACTTAGAGCAACTGCAATGCCATCGGTGCTAGTGGAAATGGGATATCTCACAAATCCAAATGATGCGTACTTGTTATCCACAGATCCTCAAAGCTTTGCAGTAGGTATCTATAATGGCATCTTAGCGTATTATGGATTATTATAGTAATCTGTATGGAAGCAATAGCGACATTCTAAGTTTAAATGAATGTCGTTTTTTTATTTTAGGACATGCTCGGGTCGCTAAATTTTATTTCTTTTGGGAGCTCAAATAGTCCTCTTTATAATTTTTATACATTTTTAGAATTTCAGGATGTGAATCTAAAAAATGATTGATAATCGTAATTTTTTCTAATGTAGATGAGCTAATCGCATGTTCGATCATTTCAGTATCTTTTAAAAGTGTTTCCGTTACACCTAGTTTTGTTAAAAAATTTTCAATAACAGTATGCCGTTTATAAAGGAAAAAACCCATTTCTGTCCCTTTTTTAGTCAGCTGGATGACACCGTATTTCTGGTAATAAACAATCCCCAGTATATTTAGCTTTTGAATGATTTTTGTCACAGAAGATGGGCGTACATTTAATTCTCTTGCCACCTGGTTCACACGGATGTACTCTGTGTTTAAGCTCATACGGTATATCATTTCCACATAGTCTTCCATACTGGAAGTTAGTAATTTTTTTTCATCATTAAGGCGTTGATAGCCGCGCGTTGTATAAAACTCATTTTGTTTTTCCA
Proteins encoded in this window:
- the zupT gene encoding zinc transporter ZupT; the protein is MNHVGIAFILTAIAGLSTGIGSCIAFFAKKTNTKFLSVSLGFSAGVMIYVSMLELLTGAMETLSVPFGKKTGTLLAIVSFFGGMAVIAIIDKLIPEEENPHSVTLPETADQVVKKDHKLMRTGLLTALAIGIHNFPEGLATFISALQEPSIAIPIVVAISIHNIPEGIAVSMPIYYASGDKKKAFWYSFASGLSEPLGAVIGYLLLMPIMNDTVNGVLFAVVSGIMVFISFDELLPAAREYGEEHLSIYGLIGGMAVMAISLWLFM
- a CDS encoding flavodoxin, whose protein sequence is MSKIAVVYWSGTGNTEAMANFVLEGAKATGTQADLLTAGEFSADKMDEYDAVAFGCPSMGAEQLEEAEFEPMFSSVKSKIKDKKIALFGSYGWGDGEWMRNWEAACSDEGANFVCDYVICNEAPDEDGQMACKALGESLTK
- a CDS encoding M15 family metallopeptidase, which produces MNDKGDLVRLLDLDPDFVIELKYATSNNFTGQAIYASNECYINKNTAKLLIEAKNIFQSDGYRVKILDAYRPIRAQKRFYEILPDPNFVAPPPDISNVTKFRANHLNGLCVDLTLIDQNGNEIEMPSAFDDFTEKASLSCQTISETGRKNATYMKQVMERVGFEGYEYEWWHFYDRRTPPTAFLDFPI
- a CDS encoding N-acetylmuramoyl-L-alanine amidase, coding for MAIKIFIDQGHNPVNPNAGAEANGLREQDINYEVGVRLAALLNANPDFEARLSRNSPTEQLGTSTATSLQTRVSMANNWGADFFISLHCNASEIVSASGSEAFVFYENSPAYYMAERILEGLNYMTGLQNRGVFTRPSLFVLRATAMPSVLVEMGYLTNPNDAYLLSTDPQSFAVGIYNGILAYYGLL
- a CDS encoding metal-dependent transcriptional regulator — its product is MEKQNEFYTTRGYQRLNDEKKLLTSSMEDYVEMIYRMSLNTEYIRVNQVARELNVRPSSVTKIIQKLNILGIVYYQKYGVIQLTKKGTEMGFFLYKRHTVIENFLTKLGVTETLLKDTEMIEHAISSSTLEKITIINHFLDSHPEILKMYKNYKEDYLSSQKK